The genomic region GGCGTCGTTCGAGGGGCGGACCATCAACCTGGCCGAGAGCTGGGAGGACGCGCGGGTGTGCGCCGAGCTCACCCTCGACGACGTCCGTTGCTTCCGGACGCCGCAGGAGCTCGCCGCCGCCACGGGTGAGGTCGGCGCCGCGAAGGTGGAGGACTGCAAGTACACGTGGGTCTGCCTGTGGGCCGACATCAACCACAACGGCAGGCGGCTGCAGTGGAACGAGCCGGGTAGGAAGAAGCTCGCGGACTGGGGGTTCCGCGACCAGGCCAGCAGCGGTGCGTTGAACCGCATCCAGGGCGGGGCGACGCTGGTCAACTACCGCACCGCGCTGCCGGACCAGCAGGCGTTCCTGCGCGCCGGCGGGATCTACTCCGACTTCCGGGAGTTCGGCTGGAACGACAAGACCGACGAGATCCAGGTCGGTTAGGCCGTGGCCGACGAGTTGGTCAGACGGGCCCAGCAGTTCGTCAACGTGGCGTACGGCAGCCGGATCGGGATGACGGTCGCGGAGGACGGCCGCACCAAGTGGGAGGTCATGCACGCGCTCACCCGCGCGGTGCAGCTGGAGCTCGGTCTGTCGCCGCTGTCGAACAGCTTCGGCCCGTCGACCCTGGCCGCGCTGACGTCGAAGTACCCGAAGCTGAACTTCGGCACCGTGCCGTCGGACAACTTCTGCCGCATCATCCAGTCGGCGCTGTACTGCAAGGGCTACGACGGCGACGGCATCAGCGGCACCTACAGCCCGCGCGTGCAGGCGGCCGTGACCGCGCTCAAGGCGGACATGGGCCTCGCCACGGCGTTCCCCGGCAGCGACCTCACGCCGAAGGTGTTCAAGGGCCTGCTGAACATGGACGCCTACGTGGTGGTCGGCTCGGGTTCGGCGACGGTGCGCGAAATCCAGCAGTGGCTCAACGGCCGTTACATCGGCCGGCGTGACTTCTTCGCCGTCCCCTGCGACGGCCACCACTCCCGCGACGTGGCCAAGTCGCTGCTGTACGCGATCCAGTACGAGCTCGGGATGGCC from Lentzea guizhouensis harbors:
- a CDS encoding peptidase inhibitor family I36 protein, coding for MFGKFSLRCGVAVAAVVGVVAAVPVQAGAAPAAPGVRASFEGRTINLAESWEDARVCAELTLDDVRCFRTPQELAAATGEVGAAKVEDCKYTWVCLWADINHNGRRLQWNEPGRKKLADWGFRDQASSGALNRIQGGATLVNYRTALPDQQAFLRAGGIYSDFREFGWNDKTDEIQVG